The region CCCTCCTAACATGTTCTTCTTTGGGGGCTACCGGAGAAAAGATGATGCGAGAACCGGGGAGGCCCATGTTCTGAGCGTACTGCTGGATGTTGGGCTCACCCACAGCGGGGAACCGAAGGAGCCACAACACACTGTTCTGCACACGTTTTAGGATCTGTAGGAAAGGAGATTTTAATCCTTTAAAAGTACAAGCCTAAAAGGAAGAACATTTGCCATTCATGTGTAATGCAGAGTTGCGGCAGCTCTGATTTACATTGGCCCACATCTGAAGGGTTGGGGGGTCTATCTTGTAGAGTTGGTTGAAGTTGCAGTACACAATAGAGTCCTCTGGAAGACCATACTGGGAACGGGTTGTCACAACAATTGTGCGCGGCACCTCCTCCCCTGTGGCAGCTTTATTATTTATCTGAAAAGGAGGTGAAATTAATCACTTATATTACATTAATAACATTACAACACTATCACAAAGTGTGTAGGGTGTTCCTCCACATCAAGACAGAGAAAGAAGCACTACTGTGAATATTCACTCTGACCAATGATAAGCTGGTCAGGAAAAACTTAATTGGGAATTTGATAGAATATAGATTTTGTTCCTGAACCATCAAACAAACCCAAGCAAGAACACCTTTCTAGTTAGGTGCAGAGCTACCGTTTGAATGTCCATTTGAACTGGTTACATAGATAGATGTGGAAAATGATCAGCTTAGTGTAATGcaatgattctcaactggtgtgtcgggacccaaaagtgggtcacggAGTCACTTTGGGTGGGTCGTGTACAGGTAGTAAAGGATTGAGAGCATAAATCAGCTGTTAAAACTGTTACAGTTGCTTTGGTCTCGAGCCttaatttcctaaaaagaagacaaactattgatgttgcactttcctaaaaagagaCCAGTGCCAAGATACATTTTGTAGttatgcttatcctcactatctTAATATGGTtgtctgaaaggcactttaaacatgtaagcatgagtatttatgtttaaaaatatggtaCACATATGTTTTCAAtggctgtttttgaacaatacatgTTAATGGTTCCTAACTTCTAAAATATTGGATCACGACTTAGCATCAATAGAAAAATGCAGGTCCCACGGTGACAACTGTTGCGAACCAATGGTGTAAGCGATACCTGTGTGGTGGCAAGGCCATTGCTGACGGTGAAGCTGTTGATGGTGACCTGTATTTGGCCTTGGTTGATCATATTGATGATTGCTTCAGCAGCTGTGTTCATGGGGATCACAGGCATAGACAATGCTCCATTTGTGTCTGCAGCAGGTTCctgattgttgtcacatttcatcTGGCCAAGAGAAAAAATTCAACTTTACTGCTAAGCCAAAGTTTGAGTTCTACATTCAACAAATCTCATccaaactaacaaaaaacaaaagaattcatCCTTATTCAGTTGTCGGGAATAATTGTCATTCCTGGACCTGTGCTTGAACAGTGTTTTTGATCACAACTACTAACATTTCCAACTTCAAAAACACTATATACCTTTATCACTTTGACATCTGGCAGGCTGTCCAAGAAGGCCTTCAGATCAATACCATTGAGGACAATGCGGTTGTCAAAAATGTGTCcatttgatttgaaatcaaTTACTGCCTTTTTCTGTggataaaaaatagacaaaatattgGATTAAAACTTCTtaagaaaaacaagcaaaaagcTCAAAATGATTGATAGCACATGGAGAGGCAGTACAAACCTTGAGATGAGGAAACATATTGGCATGATCTCCAATGAAAAAGGTATGTGGCATGTAGGCAACCTTCTCAGAATATTGCTCAACTACTTCCCCAGGCGATGTCTCCTTGTCGGTGACTATGTAGTCCATGAAGGGAGCTCCGCTGGTTCCAGGGTAACCTAGCCACATAGCCTGTTGCAGGGGAGAAAACcaaatgagacttttttttaaggcaagCCATATAAGATTCATTCATTGAGACAATGCACCTTACCTGAATAGGAGCAGGGCGGAGGGCAAACAGCTCATTTCTGGCTCCCTTGGTGTAGCCATTCATGTTAACCAGAATGTGGACCCCATCCTGGTGAATGCGATCAGCTGCCTTGCCATTACAAGGAATCTACAAGTAGAGCTACTAGTATTAGTAAAGGTGCTTAGTAGAGGTACTGGTATTAGTAAAAGTCCTTAAGAGAGAGAGTGCTTTTTGTAGATCAATTAAACAGATAATTTTAGCTATGGGCAGCAGTAGGAAATACAATTCAACTACTGTAATACATACAAGTTACCTGTGAAAGGTCTGTGAAATTATGAGCCTCTGCCACCACTTTCACTCGGAAGTTGGTACTGTCATCAGGGCTCAGGGCATAGCAAAACACCTTGGGATGGAAGGGAAAGACGTTtatgtgacaaaaataaatgagaaaatatttctATAAAAACCATATCCAATGACATTATTAAATGCAGCTACAATTTATAATGAAAAAAGTTAGCATTTGCAGTTTAGTACAGATGGGAATTGATAAGATTATTACGATTCCGATTCCATTTTCGATACTGCTTAATGATTCGATTCCTTATCAATTTTCTTATCGATTCTCAAAATTATAGTTTGGGGGCGAAAAATATCCAGGGGACTTTAAAAAGATGAAgagattaaacaaaataattaaatgaataaaatataaaaaaaacacccgctGGATATATCCAGGCTTCTCGTAATAATATATAACCTTTATAATCAAAGACAAACGACTAATGTGCCGCGACTTGTATTGCAAGTTCCTGAGTTGTAAATGCACCCTGAATGCATCCTATGTATCTTGCAGCAAGTGTGTTAGGTATGTTCTTCAGCCTTCCGTGAGAGAGTTAAGCTGTTTAATGACACCCCATTTGGAgtgtactgtaaaactaaatgcacaacaaaaataattacacacattgtgtatttaaataaaagacATCTTTTTCGAGATTGCTActttaatgctaacactcaatGGAAAACCAAATTGACTGGCTAGCTAAAATTAACATTCACAGGTGGGATTTATTCAAATTACGAATATTCACACAGAAACtccgtagtaacacatacagacagataatataaaaatactcacaggcatatattctttctaatctgtgaaaaacaagtttaataaAGTTCTATCGTGACATTCTTccactcttttgttttattttaagctTACAGAAAcgtgtagctccatgcatgcatcgcaccatactgcccctaagaggccaagggaAACTTCCGGTGGCAGTCCCTAGCATGGTGTATTTTAGCGTAACACCCGGAAAATTTGCATGCACTCtttcccagaatgcattgcTGTAGTTAAAATTATTGAATCACGTTTTGTTTTGACTGCGTTAAAATGCCTCTGTGTGTTATTTTGTACAGACAGGGTTTAATAGTTGAAGTGGTGCAGTTTCTAACAGTTGAtagttaaaattaaaatttttagtTGTGTTCACTGCTGCTCTTTGTGCCAATCTAGCACCTTTATTCAGAATAGTTAGTGTGTTGTAGCATATTAATACCCCGTGAGACCAGGAGTTGTGTGATTGCCTGCTGTTGGATGTGATACGTATGCTACATAAAATgtgcaatgatgtcatcaattcAAATTGATAAGGGAATAGCAACAAAATTCAGCTCATGATTCCAAGGTACCGTTAACTATGGAACTGGTTTCCACCGATTCTCAATACTTATGCCTACAGTTAAGGTGCCTCACCTCAAATTTATCAGGATTGTGCATTCCGGGAATGGACTGCATCAGGTGGGATGTCGGATGGTTGCCAAAGTCTGAGCTGACATAACCGACACGCAGACGTCCACCGCTGGCCGTCAGATCTTTTGGATGCTCATAGGCAGGTTTGTGCAACGCATTGATCTGTGCAATAATGTGTAGAAATGGTATTATCAGAGGGGTTCACTGTAGAAGCTACACTAGAAGGTTGTAAGGAtacacgattatggccaaaatgataATCACATTTTTTATCAATATTGCAATCAAGATTATTAATtatgattattcctcatgttgggGAAAACATCTatatttattgcactactttaaaaaaatatggaaactgttttcagttcaaaatgaaactttaagaataaatgatagataataaaaAACAAGCTTTATCCAAGAATTTAAAAAGGTACCATGGGAAAACTGAATAACTATgttattacaaagtgcaatcacaaagTGCAACTCAATGCAAGCAAATGCAGCTTATACTAGGGCTGTCAAATTTAAAGCGTCAACTTATAATTAatcaccccaaaaaattattgcaTTAATCACGTATTAACTCAGATTTATCACAACATTTTGTTTGACCACACGCTTCTTTACCTTAACCGCAGATGGATGAAATGCGGCGCAGGTTGCTATAAGGGCAATGATCGTGTCAATGCTTATGCCAGTGCAAATTGATACTACGACTGGTGTGCTCGGCAGCAAATTTTGCTTCGAAAGTCACCTCGATGGGActtttgcggggggggggggggggagacaaaaaaatttatatagTGCAGCGCTGAACCCTTCATTGAAGCACAAGTTGAAAATACCATCTCAAGGCAAAATGTGGTACTGTGTGTGGTATATTTGGCACCTGTGATTAATCGcgattaatcaaaattcaaaagtgtgattaatctgatttaaaaaaaatgaattgattgACAGCCCAAGTTTATACATTAACTAAATGAAAGCATAACCTTAGGCTTCAAGCAGCgactttttatttgaaaatccccatcaatatagtgaattgtcaaggacagGTTAcggctccattgttctgcttgaccataaGTCAATCGTGGTcccaaactgcaaagaactcgagaATTGTGATTTCTCTCTCCATTTACTCCCGGCATTTTCCACTGCGGTCAGACCAGCCACCAGTTGAAGTCAAGCCAGCTGCTACAACGATTGTTCATACTATGCATTATGGCAACACGCTGCCAGCCTTTGCTGTGCGCTGTTACCGTAATGCATAGTGTTCCACTTTTTATAGATGGTTAAACATTATAGTTGTTTTACCTTGCGGGGCAGACAAATCtgctgcactttttaaaaatagactTCAAGTTTGACGTCACTTGTCTTGAATCCAAACATGTCCAGAAAACAGATGTTGATCCCTTTCCAACCCACAAGCTCTTGACCATCATCTTCAGTGTTTGCTCTACTGTACTTTATTCTTTCTGCATGACTCACATGTCCAGCGAGTGACAGATTACTGAGGCTCTCGCTGCAGGATGCACACTGCTCTCGCCTGTTATTCAGGCAGTTTAATTAAGCCTTAACCATGCGTTCACCCCCTGGTTGTTGGCCAACTACTTGTTTAGAAAGTGCTTCATAAGCAGCAGAGCCTGCATGTTAAATGGTAAAAATCGCTCACTACCAGGCTAACAAAATCGTGGTAGCTAAAATTGTGATCACGTTTAAAATTCGATAAATTGTGCAGCCCGAGAAGGTTTCATAAAGGACTTCGCTACATCAATCTCAAACGATGTCGCGacacacgtggacaaaattgttggcacTCCTCTGCTTTggaaagaaaaagcaacagtggCAACAGAAGTAACGTacatgacaaaagtaataatacatttaataaaaatcgcttttgaattgtggttcaacagaattgtttaaaaaaaaataaacctcttGAAACAGAccaggacaaaaatgatggcaccctgagaaaagatggaaaataatttgaccatagGGACATTTTCAAACAAGGTTGTCCCCCGAATTACAATCACgggtgtcttcaaacttgtaatcagtTAGTCAGCCTATTGAAGAGTGATaagtaatcactgtgctgtttggtgacatggtgtgtaccacactaaacATAGACCAGAGGATGCAAAGGAGAGAGTTGTCTCAgaagattagaaagaaaattatagacaaATCACATTAAAAGGTAAAGGCTATAAAACTATCTCCAAGCAGCTTGGTGTTCCTGTGACTACAGTTGCGCATATTATTCATAAATTTCAGATCCACGGGACTCTAGCCAACCTACCTGGACATGGCTGCAGGAAGAAAATTCATGACAAATTGAGCAGACTGATAATACGAATGGTAACAAAAGAGCCCAGAAGaacctcccaaaaaaattaaaagtgaattccaaggtcaaggtacatCCGTGTCAGATCGCACCATCCGTCTTTGTTTGAGCCAAAGTGTACTACATGGGAGACGAACGACCaaggaggacaccactgttaaaaataaatcataacaaAAGCTAGACTGAAATTCGCCAAGCAgcatgttgacaagccacaaagcttctggaagaatgtcctatggacagacgaaacaaaactggaactttttggcaaggcacatcagctctatgttcacagattaaaaaatgaagcataccaacaaaataacactgtccctactgtgaaacatgggaGGAGGGTCTGTTATGTTCTGAGGCTGCTTTGGTgcatctggcacagggtgtcttgaatctgtgcaggatacaatgaaatctcaagactatcaaggtattctagagagaaatgtgctgcccagtgtcagaaagcatGGTCTCAGCcgcaggtcatgggtcttgcaacaggataatgacccaaaacacacagctaaaaacccAATAATGGCTAAGAGCAAAACAAGCAAGACTATTTTGAAGTGGccttctatgagccctgatctaaatcctatcGAACCTCTGCAGAAGGATCTGAACATGCACCCTTGAAACCTGAGACTGGAACAGTTTGCtcatgaagagtgggccaaTATATCTGCTGAGATGTGCACCAGTCTCAATGAAGTTACAAAAATCGTTTTATTacagtgattgcctcaaaaggttgtgtaACAAAATATTTAGTTAAGGGTTCCAGACCCGtttcatgtgtttgtttttttaaataattttgttgaaccacaattcaaaagcaatgtctgattttcattatttttgtatttctcattacttttgtcagattcagattatttttgtgaccactgtgggtttttctttcattgacggtgggtaccaacaattttgtccatgtgtatTTCGTGTACCCTCACACCTGCAAGCAAATCAATCACTGATCATCTCTGAAAAGAACCCATTGCCACCAGTCACTTCCACCAAGCCCACCATCccataaacaactgaaatgttaCTTGCTTTTAAGAGAGCGTGTACCTTGTCCAGGCATAGGTTTCCATGGCGCTCAGCAATGGCCTTGCGAAAGCCGTGAGAGAGCGGGTACAACATACTGTGGTGAGGATGCACCGATGGTAAGCGATTCTTTTCCAGCTGGTCAGCAACAATGCTCACGAGTTTTTTCATCCGTTCATCATAATCAGTCCAATCACACACAATCTAAAAAATAGCGAGAAATACCATATCTTAAAACAATGCTGTCATACAGGAACACAATCACTATCCCCTAATATGTAAATGGTacaaatacagcaaaaaaaaaaaaaaaaaaaaaaaaaaaaaaaaaaaaaaaaaaaaaaaaaaacaccaacctgCAAGCAATGTGCCAGGTTACAGTAAGCATCAGGGAAATCAGGCTTGAGTTTCAAGGCAGTGCGGTAAGATGCAATGGCCTCTGGAATGTTCCCAGAATCCTAACAGACCAACACCATCAAACAGTTGAATACATTAGAAACATGTAACATTcatattacaaaagaaattcaACCATGACATTATTGTAATAACACTGATAGAAGATAAACAATTTTCAATAGGTTATTAGTACTACAGTCAAAAGAAATGTCTAATAACGCATACTTTGTGTATTGAAGCTAAATTGCTGTGAGCATCAGCAAAAGCAGGATTGATCTGGATGGCACGGGTGTAGCACTGGAGTGCTCCTTGTACATCTTGCATTTCCTTCAGCGTGTTGCCCATGTTTGAGTAGGCGTCCGCAAATGTGGGGCTAATTCTGAGAGAAAGCATAAGTTTCTGTTAACCCACATTGTGATCTGTACATACATAAGTACTCTTTACTGGCAATGTATGCTCTCTCATAATGTTCTGCCGTACCAGATTGACAATCAAAGTTGTATATAATAAAGGTAAtttatcattttacatctgtaGTGATataatcatatacagtacattcaggTAAGCACATCTTGAAAATCAGTCATGGAACTTCTTATTGCATGAATACAAACCTGATGGCTTCCTTGTAGTGCATGAGAGCCTCTTGAAGTTTCCCTTGCTGTTGCAGAACACTGGCCAGGTTTGAGTGAGCTGCAGCAAACTCTGGGAACACCTAGGAAAACATGCCATTTATTTCAGTCATTTTGATGATCCTGTTGAACTTACAACATTTTACCCAATAGTAAACAATTATCAATCATCAAGCTGTACCTCTAGCGCTTTCCTATAAAGCTGAACTGCTTCCTCAATGTTGCCTTGTTCACGTTTGATATTAGCCAAGTTATTAAGGGAGTCTGCGTGCGTTGGGCACAAACGCAAAGCTGTGTTGTAGCACTCTTCCGCCTCAGACACCTGGAAAGACATTGGGCTACTTTACCATTTAGTCATTTACTTCTCGAATTATGTAATAGATCCTCCAAGCTACCATACAATTACACAAATCTGTGCTCTTAAGTAGTTGCCTTACATTGCCTTTCTCCTTCAGTGCATTTGCCAAATTGCAGTAGGCATCTGGAAAGTGAGGCTGTAGCTCAATAGCTCGGCGGTAGGTGTCAATAGCCAGGTCTATGAGGCCTTGCTCATAGTAGACACAGGCCAGGTTACCATGAACAACTGCATGGTTGGGACTAAGACTTAGGGCTCTCAAATATCCAGCCACAGCTCTGGAAATGCAAGATATGCTTAAGATTAATATTTAATCATCAACACTGAATTGTGTGCATCTGTGTTCAGTGTCttcaaaataacatttactGTCATGATTCATCAACAAAGTTGGTTAAGCTAGGAATACACAGGAAAAAGGTCATGATTGAGATGACTGACCTGTCAAAGATTCGGGCTTCCTTCAAAACATTTCCTAAATTGATGTATGCATCAAGGAAATTTGGGTCCAGCGTCACAGCCTTAAAATTGACACACaagtatacatatgtatggAATTAACATAAAATAGTTATCCTTTTGttactttcatattttttaaaataaagcaaCAGACCTTTTCAAAATGGTGTATGGCTAGCCATATCTCCCCCTGGGCATTGAACACACAGCCCAGGTTGCTCCAAGCGACTGCAAAGTTGGGCTGAGTCTCAATGGCTTTCAGGTAGCAAGCCTTGAGTTTCCAATGGAAAAAGCAACAAGAAAGGAAGAGAATGGGTAGAAAGAGAAAAGTATAGTACGGAGAGGGGAGGACAAgggattgtaaaataaaaaataggtaGAGAATATaagtgaggaaaaacaaaaaaaaaaaaaaaaaagggcagagAAAGCAAAATTAGTGACTAATCTccaggaaaacaaaaagtgagtCTACAGCATGGGCTCGCGTGCGCTTAAGTCTGCTGCGCTCAGCGCATTGCTTTTTCCTACGCTGCGCAGATCCAACCAACACCCATACATCGTCCCTCATCGTGCAGTTATGGCCACAATTTTAAAAGCTTAGTGGCAACATTTAAAGACTACATTGACCTTTAATCAAACCACCCCTGATCAGCTACAACCCGAACTGCTACAATGTATTATTTAGCTGTTTAACAACATCTTACATGGGCATGACGTCTCACAACCTGCGATGGTGAACTGATTGTGCAGGTGATGGTCCCTGAAAAGCATGCGCAACAAAATCACGCAGGCGCGCGGGGTATGTTTTGCCACCACCACAATGCACAACGCTTGCGCAGCCTTGGTCTTGGCAAAGGCCATTGGCTTTGCTGCTTCGCTTGCTGAATGGCCCAATGCAACAGCTACAGACCGACACCCTCTGGCAAGGAACCTGCCACACCAGACTGGCACACGCTCACACCCATCATCGCTTTCAATCATTGGGATTGTGGAAAAATTACCACAGCAACAGCTGCATACATTATGATGCAAATAAGATTTTTAAGTCAGTAGCGACTATTGAGGACAAAATTGTATAATGACCAAACTTCAGAGATACTGGGGCATTTGGGAGCGAGGCTGGTTTTATGGGTAGAGAGGTCTGCAACCAAGAGGCCATAGGGATTTGGGGTAGGGGGTCGCATGCTGGCGCGCTCTGCCTTTTTAGTTGCCTGGAGGACATCGCTGCGCAGCCCCTGCGCTACTGTAGACTCACAGCGCAATATCTGCATCATCAGAGCGCTGCAACTCAATAAAGaaggaataaataaaacaaaattggaaaatgaatCAAGAGTTATGTAAGAGTTAGAGCATTCTTACTTGTTTGTCACCATTACTCCTTCCAAATCCAAGTTTCTTTATACTTAATATAGAACTCAGTAATTAGTATAAGCATATCGTAAAAATGCTTACTGTCATTTCTTTTGCTACTTTTTTCATTTGCTCTTCAAGAGATGCCACAAAAGAGGAGCTCAAGCGTGAAGTGAGGTGGTTTTTCTTTTGCTGGCTGTTACAAACCCGTTACCATATTTTTGGACTTTGTCAGAGAGGTGGCCGCGGCTGGCTGGAAGAAGAGAAGACTGAGGCTGCCCTTAGTGTTCCTTTCCCGCCGGGCACCTACGCAGAAATAGTGTCACCCACCTGAAACCTTCTATACAACAATTTCAGTTGAGGAAAAACCAAGAGAGACAAAATCAGAAACAACATTGTTAGTAAATTTGATAAACAATGCATTTGTCTTTCAACATGGAAATGTAGCAGGTTcttccaaaacacaacaaacataaCTGACTATATTCAGTAGTCAttcatgcaaaacaaaaaacaaatgtttagtttaaaagaaaacccaaaaaatgttttggggtagcagggagggggggagaaaggctttgttgtgtttgttggttCAAGTTCTATCACTTGTTTGAATTCAATTTAGTTGTAACTACAGGAGGGCA is a window of Phycodurus eques isolate BA_2022a chromosome 9, UOR_Pequ_1.1, whole genome shotgun sequence DNA encoding:
- the ogt.1 gene encoding UDP-N-acetylglucosamine--peptide N-acetylglucosaminyltransferase 110 kDa subunit isoform X2, translated to MASSVGNVADSTEPTKRILSFQGLAELAHREYQSGDFEAAERHCMQLWRQEPDNTGVLLLLSSIHFQCRRLDRSAHFSTLAIKQNPMLAEAYSNLGNVYKERGQLQEAIEHYRHALRLKPDFIDGYINLAAALVAAGDMEGAVQAYVSALQYNPDLYCVRSDLGNLLKALGRLEEAKACYLKAIETQPNFAVAWSNLGCVFNAQGEIWLAIHHFEKAVTLDPNFLDAYINLGNVLKEARIFDRAVAGYLRALSLSPNHAVVHGNLACVYYEQGLIDLAIDTYRRAIELQPHFPDAYCNLANALKEKGNVSEAEECYNTALRLCPTHADSLNNLANIKREQGNIEEAVQLYRKALEVFPEFAAAHSNLASVLQQQGKLQEALMHYKEAIRISPTFADAYSNMGNTLKEMQDVQGALQCYTRAIQINPAFADAHSNLASIHKDSGNIPEAIASYRTALKLKPDFPDAYCNLAHCLQIVCDWTDYDERMKKLVSIVADQLEKNRLPSVHPHHSMLYPLSHGFRKAIAERHGNLCLDKINALHKPAYEHPKDLTASGGRLRVGYVSSDFGNHPTSHLMQSIPGMHNPDKFEVFCYALSPDDSTNFRVKVVAEAHNFTDLSQIPCNGKAADRIHQDGVHILVNMNGYTKGARNELFALRPAPIQAMWLGYPGTSGAPFMDYIVTDKETSPGEVVEQYSEKVAYMPHTFFIGDHANMFPHLKKKAVIDFKSNGHIFDNRIVLNGIDLKAFLDSLPDVKVIKMKCDNNQEPAADTNGALSMPVIPMNTAAEAIINMINQGQIQVTINSFTVSNGLATTQINNKAATGEEVPRTIVVTTRSQYGLPEDSIVYCNFNQLYKIDPPTLQMWANILKRVQNSVLWLLRFPAVGEPNIQQYAQNMGLPGSRIIFSPVAPKEEHVRRGQLADVCLDTPLCNGHTTGMDVLWAGTPMVTMPGETLASRVAASQLSCLGCPELIAHSRQDYEDIAVKLGSDMEYLKMIRARVWKQRICSPLFNTKQYTMDLERLYLQMWEHHSNGSKPEHMFKVHTVESSDSA
- the ogt.1 gene encoding UDP-N-acetylglucosamine--peptide N-acetylglucosaminyltransferase 110 kDa subunit isoform X1, producing the protein MASSVGNVADSTEPTKRILSFQGLAELAHREYQSGDFEAAERHCMQLWRQEPDNTGVLLLLSSIHFQCRRLDRSAHFSTLAIKQNPMLAEAYSNLGNVYKERGQLQEAIEHYRHALRLKPDFIDGYINLAAALVAAGDMEGAVQAYVSALQYNPDLYCVRSDLGNLLKALGRLEEAKACYLKAIETQPNFAVAWSNLGCVFNAQGEIWLAIHHFEKAVTLDPNFLDAYINLGNVLKEARIFDRAVAGYLRALSLSPNHAVVHGNLACVYYEQGLIDLAIDTYRRAIELQPHFPDAYCNLANALKEKGNVSEAEECYNTALRLCPTHADSLNNLANIKREQGNIEEAVQLYRKALEVFPEFAAAHSNLASVLQQQGKLQEALMHYKEAIRISPTFADAYSNMGNTLKEMQDVQGALQCYTRAIQINPAFADAHSNLASIHKDSGNIPEAIASYRTALKLKPDFPDAYCNLAHCLQIVCDWTDYDERMKKLVSIVADQLEKNRLPSVHPHHSMLYPLSHGFRKAIAERHGNLCLDKVHALLKINALHKPAYEHPKDLTASGGRLRVGYVSSDFGNHPTSHLMQSIPGMHNPDKFEVFCYALSPDDSTNFRVKVVAEAHNFTDLSQIPCNGKAADRIHQDGVHILVNMNGYTKGARNELFALRPAPIQAMWLGYPGTSGAPFMDYIVTDKETSPGEVVEQYSEKVAYMPHTFFIGDHANMFPHLKKKAVIDFKSNGHIFDNRIVLNGIDLKAFLDSLPDVKVIKMKCDNNQEPAADTNGALSMPVIPMNTAAEAIINMINQGQIQVTINSFTVSNGLATTQINNKAATGEEVPRTIVVTTRSQYGLPEDSIVYCNFNQLYKIDPPTLQMWANILKRVQNSVLWLLRFPAVGEPNIQQYAQNMGLPGSRIIFSPVAPKEEHVRRGQLADVCLDTPLCNGHTTGMDVLWAGTPMVTMPGETLASRVAASQLSCLGCPELIAHSRQDYEDIAVKLGSDMEYLKMIRARVWKQRICSPLFNTKQYTMDLERLYLQMWEHHSNGSKPEHMFKVHTVESSDSA
- the ogt.1 gene encoding UDP-N-acetylglucosamine--peptide N-acetylglucosaminyltransferase 110 kDa subunit isoform X4, which translates into the protein MASSVGNVADSTGLAELAHREYQSGDFEAAERHCMQLWRQEPDNTGVLLLLSSIHFQCRRLDRSAHFSTLAIKQNPMLAEAYSNLGNVYKERGQLQEAIEHYRHALRLKPDFIDGYINLAAALVAAGDMEGAVQAYVSALQYNPDLYCVRSDLGNLLKALGRLEEAKACYLKAIETQPNFAVAWSNLGCVFNAQGEIWLAIHHFEKAVTLDPNFLDAYINLGNVLKEARIFDRAVAGYLRALSLSPNHAVVHGNLACVYYEQGLIDLAIDTYRRAIELQPHFPDAYCNLANALKEKGNVSEAEECYNTALRLCPTHADSLNNLANIKREQGNIEEAVQLYRKALEVFPEFAAAHSNLASVLQQQGKLQEALMHYKEAIRISPTFADAYSNMGNTLKEMQDVQGALQCYTRAIQINPAFADAHSNLASIHKDSGNIPEAIASYRTALKLKPDFPDAYCNLAHCLQIVCDWTDYDERMKKLVSIVADQLEKNRLPSVHPHHSMLYPLSHGFRKAIAERHGNLCLDKINALHKPAYEHPKDLTASGGRLRVGYVSSDFGNHPTSHLMQSIPGMHNPDKFEVFCYALSPDDSTNFRVKVVAEAHNFTDLSQIPCNGKAADRIHQDGVHILVNMNGYTKGARNELFALRPAPIQAMWLGYPGTSGAPFMDYIVTDKETSPGEVVEQYSEKVAYMPHTFFIGDHANMFPHLKKKAVIDFKSNGHIFDNRIVLNGIDLKAFLDSLPDVKVIKMKCDNNQEPAADTNGALSMPVIPMNTAAEAIINMINQGQIQVTINSFTVSNGLATTQINNKAATGEEVPRTIVVTTRSQYGLPEDSIVYCNFNQLYKIDPPTLQMWANILKRVQNSVLWLLRFPAVGEPNIQQYAQNMGLPGSRIIFSPVAPKEEHVRRGQLADVCLDTPLCNGHTTGMDVLWAGTPMVTMPGETLASRVAASQLSCLGCPELIAHSRQDYEDIAVKLGSDMEYLKMIRARVWKQRICSPLFNTKQYTMDLERLYLQMWEHHSNGSKPEHMFKVHTVESSDSA
- the ogt.1 gene encoding UDP-N-acetylglucosamine--peptide N-acetylglucosaminyltransferase 110 kDa subunit isoform X3, whose translation is MASSVGNVADSTGLAELAHREYQSGDFEAAERHCMQLWRQEPDNTGVLLLLSSIHFQCRRLDRSAHFSTLAIKQNPMLAEAYSNLGNVYKERGQLQEAIEHYRHALRLKPDFIDGYINLAAALVAAGDMEGAVQAYVSALQYNPDLYCVRSDLGNLLKALGRLEEAKACYLKAIETQPNFAVAWSNLGCVFNAQGEIWLAIHHFEKAVTLDPNFLDAYINLGNVLKEARIFDRAVAGYLRALSLSPNHAVVHGNLACVYYEQGLIDLAIDTYRRAIELQPHFPDAYCNLANALKEKGNVSEAEECYNTALRLCPTHADSLNNLANIKREQGNIEEAVQLYRKALEVFPEFAAAHSNLASVLQQQGKLQEALMHYKEAIRISPTFADAYSNMGNTLKEMQDVQGALQCYTRAIQINPAFADAHSNLASIHKDSGNIPEAIASYRTALKLKPDFPDAYCNLAHCLQIVCDWTDYDERMKKLVSIVADQLEKNRLPSVHPHHSMLYPLSHGFRKAIAERHGNLCLDKVHALLKINALHKPAYEHPKDLTASGGRLRVGYVSSDFGNHPTSHLMQSIPGMHNPDKFEVFCYALSPDDSTNFRVKVVAEAHNFTDLSQIPCNGKAADRIHQDGVHILVNMNGYTKGARNELFALRPAPIQAMWLGYPGTSGAPFMDYIVTDKETSPGEVVEQYSEKVAYMPHTFFIGDHANMFPHLKKKAVIDFKSNGHIFDNRIVLNGIDLKAFLDSLPDVKVIKMKCDNNQEPAADTNGALSMPVIPMNTAAEAIINMINQGQIQVTINSFTVSNGLATTQINNKAATGEEVPRTIVVTTRSQYGLPEDSIVYCNFNQLYKIDPPTLQMWANILKRVQNSVLWLLRFPAVGEPNIQQYAQNMGLPGSRIIFSPVAPKEEHVRRGQLADVCLDTPLCNGHTTGMDVLWAGTPMVTMPGETLASRVAASQLSCLGCPELIAHSRQDYEDIAVKLGSDMEYLKMIRARVWKQRICSPLFNTKQYTMDLERLYLQMWEHHSNGSKPEHMFKVHTVESSDSA